A stretch of Prunus dulcis chromosome 6, ALMONDv2, whole genome shotgun sequence DNA encodes these proteins:
- the LOC117631852 gene encoding vacuolar cation/proton exchanger 3-like, with the protein MEESQNNIENGIISDNYKALLDNNHKEQWANNINGSRTPPQNMAASMVRKKSDPILVSNVRFQMLRSLLNNLQEVVLGTKLALLFPAIPLAIAADFYHFGRPWIFALSLLGLTPLAERVSFLTEQIAYFTGPTVGGLLNATCGNATEMIIALFALRQNKIDVVKYSLLGSILSNLLLVLGTSLLCGGLANLKKEQRYDRKQADVNSLLLLLGLLCHMLPLLFRYASGLNNPFATNTLQLSRISSIFMLIAYVAYIFFQLKTHRQFFESQEGDEDEEEEKPVIGFWSAFSWLVGMTIIIALLSEYVVGTIEAASNSWGISVTFISIILLPIVGNAAEHAGSIIFALKNKLDISLGVALGSASQISMFVVPLSVIVAWIMGVQMDLDFNLLETGSLAFTIIITAFTLQDGTSHYLKGVILFLCYIIIAACFFVDKIPMNETTVGTLGTVLEPSSGVLVA; encoded by the exons ATGGAAGAATCACAGAACAACATAGAGAATGGGATCATTAGTGATAATTATAAGGCATTATTAGACAATAATCACAAGGAGCAGTGGGCTAATAATATTAATGGATCAAGAACACCTCCACAAAACATGGCAGCCTCCATGGTCCGCAAGAAGTCCGACCCGATACTCGTTTCCAATGTTCGCTTCCAAATGCTCAGAAGTTTGCTCAACAATTTGCAAGAGGTGGTTCTTGGCACCAAGCTTGCTCTGCTCTTCCCTGCCATTCCCCTTGCAATTGCGGCTGATTTTTATCACTTTGGAAGA CCTTGGATTTTCGCTTTGAGCTTGCTTGGACTCACCCCACTTGCTGAACGTGTCAGCTTCCTCACtga ACAAATTGCTTACTTCACTGGTCCAACAG TTGGAGGCCTTCTGAATGCAACATGTGGCAATGCAACGGAGATGATAATAGCATTATTTGCCCTTCGCCAAAACAAAATCGACGTGGTGAAGTACTCTCTGTTGGGTTCCATTCTCTCCAACCTCCTCCTTGTGCTTGGGACCTCTCTCCTTTGCGGGGGTTTGGCCAACCTGAAAAAGGAACAAAGATATGATAGA AAACAGGCTGATGTGAATTCACTCCTGCTGCTGCTGGGGTTGCTTTGCCACATGCTGCCATTGTTGTTCAGATATGCGTCGGGGCTGAACAATCCCTTTGCCACCAACACTCTCCAGTTGTCTAGAATAAGCAGCATTTTTATGCTTATagcatatgttgcctacatcttcttccagtTGAAAACCCACCGCCAGTTCTTTGAATCACAAGAG ggagatgaagatgaagaagaagaaaaaccagTGATAGGATTTTGGAGTGCATTCAGTTGGCTGGTTGGTATGACAATTATCATAGCTCTCTTGTCTGAGTATGTTGTGGGAACAATTGAG GCTGCATCAAATTCTTGGGGCATTTCTGTGACCTTCATCAGCATTATTTTGCTACCCATTGTGGGGAATGCTGCAGAACATGCTGGATCAATCATCTTTGCTCTCAAGAACAAGTTG GACATATCTTTGGGTGTTGCTTTAGGTTCTGCATCTCAAATTTCCATGTTTGTG gTCCCTTTAAGTGTAATTGTTGCCTGGATAATGGGTGTCCAAATGGATCTTGATTTCAATCTCCTTGAAACTGGTTCTCTTGCTTTCACTATAATTATCACAGCCTTCACATTGCAG GATGGAACTTCACATTATCTGAAAGGGGTCATTCTTTTCCTGTGCTACATTATTATTGCTGCTTGCTTTTTTGTTGACAAAATTCCCATGA ATGAAACAACTGTGGGCACTTTGGGAACTGTACTTGAACCATCCTCAGGAGTCTTGGTTGCTTGA
- the LOC117632692 gene encoding (S)-8-oxocitronellyl enol synthase CYC2, translating into MAAEETKRPEAAGIEHVAAIFGVTGLVGKVLAKELISKSKWKVYGIARNPMIISNQQCSNFHFIQCDLLNPLETQQRLSLLQDVTHVFWVTWASQNQLDSIECCEQNKAMMSNVLNAIVPMAKALKHVSLQTGMKHYVSLQGPFDEAEARYYNENGPRVNAGCNFYYVLEDLLKERLDGKIAWSVHRPGLLIGSSSRTLYNFMGSLCVYGTICKHLNLPFVFGGTKKCWEETCIDGSDARLVAEQHIWAATNDDINVQSTDGQSFNAINGPSFTWKEIWTALAEKFGLEVVPENAFSEDFWYSKAMADKKEVWKEIVVKERLMKTEMEDLANWAFLDVLFRCPFKLLGTRNKVDQLGFTVRYKTLDSILYWIDCMRDEKLIP; encoded by the coding sequence ATGGCAGCTGAAGAAACTAAAAGACCAGAGGCAGCTGGCATTGAACATGTTGCAGCCATTTTTGGTGTTACAGGGCTAGTTGGGAAGGTGCTGGCCAAAGAGCTAATCTCAAAATCCAAATGGAAGGTTTATGGTATAGCTCGAAATCCGATGATCATATCGAATCAGCAATGTTCAAATTTCCATTTCATCCAATGTGATTTGCTAAACCCTTTGGAAACCCAGCAAAGGCTCTCATTGTTACAAGATGTGACTCATGTGTTTTGGGTCACTTGGGCAAGCCAAAACCAGTTAGATAGCATTGAGTGTTGTGAGCAAAACAAGGCCATGATGTCCAATGTCTTGAATGCCATCGTCCCCATGGCCAAGGCATTGAAGCATGTTTCTCTTCAGACAGGGATGAAGCATTATGTGTCATTGCAGGGGCCCTTCGATGAAGCAGAAGCTCGGTACTACAATGAGAATGGCCCGAGAGTGAATGCAGGCTGCAATTTTTACTATGTGCTGGAAGACTTGCTCAAGGAGAGGCTGGATGGTAAGATAGCTTGGTCTGTACACAGGCCTGGTTTGTTAATTGGTAGTTCTTCTAGGACTTTGTACAACTTTATGGGTAGTTTATGTGTTTACGGAACCATTTGTAAGCATTTGAATCTTCCCTTTGTGTTTGGAGGGACAAAGAAGTGTTGGGAAGAGACCTGCATTGACGGCTCAGATGCAAGACTAGTAGCTGAACAACACATTTGGGCAGCCACCAATGATGATATAAATGTACAATCCACTGATGGCCAGTCATTCAATGCAATCAATGGTCCAAGTTTTACATGGAAGGAGATCTGGACAGCACTTGCAGAAAAGTTTGGACTAGAAGTAGTACCCGAAAATGCATTTTCGGAGGACTTCTGGTATTCGAAAGCAATGGCTGACAAGAAAGAAGTGTGGAAAGAAATTGTTGTAAAGGAAAGGCTGATGAAAACTGAGATGGAAGATTTGGCCAATTGGGCATTCTTGGATGTCTTGTTTCGTTGTCCGTTTAAGCTATTGGGAACCCGAAACAAAGTTGATCAGCTTGGTTTTACTGTAAGGTATAAAACACTGGATTCAATCTTGTATTGGATAGATTGtatgagagatgaaaaattaataccTTAA